gatattttttcttgatttctacctttgtcgatttcagcatcacgaagagcttgggaatcgtttccgttatcccttacatatcatagttcatcacgaagttctactaacttggtgatggtgactagagaattctggcaatcactattttatctggaagattaactcccacttgattagagcgattgtagtacccaaacaatctgagcacatgctcactgcttgagctattctcctccatcttttagctatagaacttgttggagacttcatatctctcaactcgggtatttgcttgaaatattaacttcaactcctggaacatctcatatggtccatgacgttcaaaacgtctttaaagtcccgattctaagccgtttaagcatggtgcactaaactattcaagtagtcatcatattgagctagccaaatattcataacatctgcatctgctcctgcaataggtttgtcacctagcggtgcatcaaaaacataattcttctgtgcagcaatgaggataaacctcagatcacggatccaatccgcatcattgctactaacatttttcaacttagttttctctaggaacatatcaaaaataaaacagaggagctagacgcgagctattgatctacaacatagatatgctaatactaccaggactaagttcatgataaattaaagttcaattaatcatattacttaagaactcccacttagatagacatggctctaatcatctaagtgatcacgtgatccaaatcaactaaaccataaccgatcatcacgtgaaatggagtagttttcaatggtaaacatcaatatgttgatcatatctactatatgattcacgctcgacctttcggtctcagtgttccgaggccatatcttcatatgctaggctcgtcaagtttaacctgagtattctgcgtgtgcaaaactggattgcacccgttgtagatggacgtagagcttatcacacccgatcatcacgtggtgtctgggcacgacgaactttggcaacggtgcatactcagggagaacacttttatcttaaaatttagtgagagatcatcttataatgctaccgtcaatcaaagcaagataagatgcataaaagataaacatcacatgcaatcaatataaatgatatgatatggccatcatcatcttgtgcttgtgatctccatctccaaagcaccgtcatgatcaccatcgtcaccggcatgacaccttgatctccatcgtagcatcgttgtcgtctcgccaatcttatgcttccacgactatcgctaccgcttagtgataaagtaaagcattacagcgcaattgcattgcatacaataaagcgacaaccatatggctcctgccagttgccgataactgggttacaaaacatgatcatctcatacaataaaatttagcatcatgtcttgaccatatcacatcacaacatgccctgcaaaaacaagttagacgtcctctacttcgttgttgcaagttttacgtggctgctacgggcttaagcaagaacggttcttacctacgcatcaaaaccacaatgacagtttgtcaagttggtgctgttttaaccttcgcaaggaccgagcgtagccacacttggttcaactaaagttggagaaactgacacccgccagccacctgtgtgcaaagcatgtcggtagaaccagtctcgcgtaagcgtacgtgtaatgtcagtctgggccgcttcatccaacaataccgctgaaccaaagtatgacatgctggtaaacagtatgacttatatcgcccacaactcacttgtgttctactcgtgcacaacatcaacacataaaacctagccctgataccactgttggggaacgtagtaatttcaaaaaatttcctacgcacacgcaagatcatggtgatgcatagcaacgagaggggagagtgttgtctatgtaccctcgtagaccgttcgcggaagcgttatatcaacgcggtttatgtagtcgtacgtcttcatgtctgaccgatccaagtaccgaaagcacggcacctccgagttctgcacacgttcggctcggtgacgtcctcgccttctcgatccagcaagaggggcgaagtagtagatgagttccggcagcacgacggcgtggtgacggtgttggtgaagaacaatctccacagggcttcgcctaagcactacgaaaactaggacggaagataaactagaggggacggggttgccggcacacggcttggtgtttcttgatgtctctttggtgctagccctacccctctatttatatgttgagccctggggtcgaaacttggagtaaaagcttcctcaaagtcggtttcactcgaaaggcaagagtccttctcggactccagggctagacgccagggttcccggcgtctaccccctagacgccagggttcctggcgtctagcctctggtctccgcaaaacttccttttgcactttccaaaagcctcgtgggctttcctctttggcccagataaagtgttctcgtgcccaaacatttcgggaaacatccggaaccccttccggtgaattccggaacccttccggagatcaaacactactatcccatatatcaaactttatctccggaccattccggagttcctcgccatgtccgtgatctcatcccggactccgaacaacattcggtcatcaacatacataactcatatagtactatatcatcaacgaatgttaagcgtgcggaccctacgggttcgagaactatgtagacatgaccgagacacccctctggtcaataaccaatagcgggacctagatgcccatattggctcctacatattctacgaagatctttatcgatcagaccgcataacaacatacgttgttccctttgtcatcggtatgttatttgcccgagattcgatcgtcggtatctcaatacctagttcaatctcgttaccggcaagtctctttactcattccgtaatacatcatcccgcaactaacttattagttgcaatgcttgcaaggcttatagtgatgtgcattaccgagtgggcccagagatacctctccgacaatcggagtgacaaatcctaatctcgaaatacaccaacccaacaagtacctttggagacacctgtagagcacctttacaatcacccagttacgttgtgacgtttggtggcacacaaagtgttcctccggtaaacggaagttgcataatctcatagtcataggaacatgtataagtcatgaagaaagcaataacaacaaaataaacgatgaagtgctaagctaacggaatgggtcaggtcaatcacatcattctcctaatgatgtgatcccgttaatcaaatgacaactcatatctatgattaggaaacataaccatctttgatcaacgagctagtcaagtagaggcatactagtgacactctgtttgtttatgtattcacacatgtattatgtttccggttaatacaattctagcatgaataataaacatttatcatgatacaaggaaataaataataactttattattgcctctagggcatatttccttcagtttgtaggcacggttccacgaaatgtggtagttttttgttaaatactcacAGAGGACGCGCGTGGGGCTGCAGGAGTGCGCGCAAGCGAGACTGCAACCAGGGGTGCACGCGGCTGTGGTGCAGGAGGCCGGCCCAGCTCGCGGCCATGGCGCACGGTGGCATTGGCTCGAGGGGGAAAGGGGCTAGGCGGcatgggcgcctcctcctcctatgcTTGGTGCATGCCATGGATGCCAGAGATTTATGAGGTCGACGAATAGAATCCAGAGAGCCTCAATCGCTGGCGCCCTTGTCATCTTCTCGGCCTCCTAGTGACCCGCCGTCGCGCCCTGCTCTCCTCCAGCGTGCctcctctttctttatttcttcGTTTTTTCCTTTGTTTTCATCAGTTTTCTCGCTTTCATTCTTTTGAATTGGTCTCTTCGGTTTTTcattcttttgtttttgttttctttgttttctttttgtgtttcttTGCTTTTCTTTAGTTTTTGTTGATTTTCATCGGTTCCTTTTTGTTCAATACATCTTTTTTCAGTACAGATTCAACATTtttatacatgattaacatttttgaatttttttatacacattgtacgtttttggtatatatctaatgtatttttcaaatacacatttaattatttttcaatacatggtcaacattttttgtatacacacttaacttttttcaaatgttttattaACATCTTTGaagtacaagattaacatttttaatacatatttaacatttttcaaatgcttgactaaatttttttaacacatggtcaacattttttgtaaacacatttaacatttttcaaatacttgattttTTTAGACAATTTCAAATAGTTGATTAACAGGTGCATTTGGGCTCGGTTAAAAGAGCCGATGGCCCATTCACGCGGTGGCCCAGCTAGCCCGAACCCCCCACCTCCGGCGCGTCCCGCACCCGCAGACGCAGCAAGCACTCCCCCTGTTATCCAAGAAGCACACTTTTCCGGCGCCCCAAGGTCGACGGCCGCCTCCGCCCGCCCGCTCGCCGTCGCGACTCCTTCCTCCCCATGCGGCGTCCTCGGGCGATTTGATGACCATAGCATGTGGTTTCTCTCGCTTCCTCAGCACGCGCGTGCATTCCTCCACAAATCGCGTCCTCAGCCTCTGGTTCGCCTCCTGTCCCTGCtcgtcctcctccgcctccgcctcggaGCCGCCGGAGATAGCCGCGGCCCCGGAGACCGTCAGGGAAGGGCGGGCGGAGATATTCGCGGACAAGTCCAATTCGGTCTTCTTCAACAAGGCTCAGGTTTCGCCTCCTTTGCTTCTTGTCTACGTGTGCTGCAGATTTGATTTTCTTTTGTCAGGCTGATGCCATTGCTGCTTCACCTGATGGTTGCACGAACAGTAGTGCAGTCGTTCCTTCTGGAAAATAATAGTAGTGGTCATCTGTTTGATGATTTCGGTTCATTTCGTTAGAACTGCAAGAATTACAGACTAAACAAGTTGCTATATACTGCTAGAACCCATGGCTGCTGCAGCTTCACTGTCAAACAGTATCATCACAACTCACAAAAGAACAATCTACTGTGGTTACTATCCAATATTTCCTCTGGAAATTCGGATTTTCGTCTGATGGTAGCTTTAGAAATATGTTCAAGTTGTTTGTACTTATGAATTCGATTCTCACCAGGTTAACAACAGAGACCTTTCCATTGCTGTTTTGAGATGGTTTATTTCGAAAAGACAGGAAGAGCATGATACCCAATTAAAAGGTACTCTTTGGACACAATTCGCACTGCTAGTTTACAAACCTTTTTCCGTTTAAAAGGTGCACCAATGCTTGAGCGATTTCTGTGATGCAGCAGGCAGGCGTGCTGAAATACCGCCGGAGCAGCATGCCGATGGATTGGACCCTGCTACCACAGGATCTGAAGACACTGCATTGAGAGAGGAATCGAGCCTTAAAGCACCTAAAGTTCTTGAGGTGCATTTATGAAGTCCTGTTGTTTAATAATGATCAGTTCAAGCTGTGATGTGCTATGATATAGTATATTTCTTCTGGAAGTTCTCCCATTTTTAAATTATGTACATAACCTTAGTACGGCAGTAGTATTTGCATAAACAATGCCTATCTTTTCACTTCAGATCCTTCTTGTCATGAATTTTGTAGGCTTTGGCTGCATCAGGGTTAAGAGCTATCCGATATGCACTTGAGGTGGATGGAATTGGGGAAGTTATAGCTCTTGACAATAATGAAGGTACATTCTGATATTTCTGTCAGAATGTTTCAGATGAATTTTCAGAAATCTTTTGGTTGCGAAGTATATTTTGAGTCCTTGGAAATAACACCCTATTTTATGTCTGATGATGCTAAACATTTGTTTGATTAACTGCAGTTGCTATAGAATCCTGTAAGAGAAATATCTATCACAATGGCATTCTTGCATCTTCGAAGGTGGTGCCACATCTTGCTGACGCTCGCATTTACATGCTCACTCACCCTAAAGAATTTGATGTGGTATGGCTTTACTACTTTACTTTAATAGAAATGTAACTCTCGAATCATTTGGTATGTATCAGTTTGAGTGCCAAGGAAAATTAAATGGCAGTTACACATTTTTGGACAAGTAGCTATTGTATTTGCTATATTACTTCATATTTGTGTTCCTGACTGAGTAGAAAATCAAATCAAGCAGATATAAATTATGTTTCTATATATAAGCTGGCAAATTCAGAACTCAGTGTCGTAGAATTTAGTATTGCCTAATATTTAGTAATGCGGCAAGAACGGCCAGTGTGTCCAGCACTCCACGACAGTCCGGTATCCAGCAAAAATCAGGAAGTTGAATCTGTAATCAGTTGGGAAGTATATTAGAGATTGAGTCAGTTAGTAGAAGTATAGTATGTATCCCAGTGAGCTTAGTCGGTAATTGGTTCAGACAGCCCTTTATATAGATGTTATTCTTATCCCCATTCTAGTATCTCATCTTTTCACGCTGGGCCGTCCTGGCCATCTTCTCCTCGCGATAGCTTCACACTACCAAAGAAGTCTAAAAGGACAGTGTTATGAATGTACTTTCGGTGAATGATGACTGGTCTATTTGTCACCTTTCCATGCAACTAGCATAGATATTTCTGTATGTTGTCAAAGTTAGGGAATTTTGATTGCACACATGCGAGGGTGACACATTGACCAAGGGAACTACTTCTTTGCAGTGAATTGTTAAAATCATATCATATCTTCTTTTGTTTCCATCTGCACGTGGTCACTTTTCCTCGCGTTTGAGGATAATATGCATCCATATCATACTGTATTGATGTCCTATGTACTTGCTGAATCAGGTTGATCTTGATCCTTATGGATCACCAGCTGCATTCCTTGATTCAGCAGTTCAATGTGTTGCAGATGGTGGTATCTTGATGTGCTCAGCTACAGACATGGCAGTGCTTGCTGGGGGCAATGCAGAAGTTTGTTTTTCCAAGTGAGTTTAATATTCGATTATCAATCATCAACTGCATGACTACATCATTTAATTCTACCATAACAGTTATCTATACCTGCAGATATGGTTCTTATCCAGTAAGAGGCAAATACCGCCATGAGATGGCCTTGAGAATTCTTCTTGCCTGCATCGAGGTTAGATCTGAGAGTCTCTTCTATTCACAGTCATTATGACGATCCATCAATTCATTTTCCTTGTTTTGCTTGCAGTCACATGCTATCCGCCACAAGCGCTATATAGTTCCTGTCATATCAGTGCACATGGATTTCTACATTAGGGTTTTTGTGCGAATCTTCACGTTGTCTCCTGCCTCTGCCTCTCCTTGGTGTTTGTAATATGGTTTCCCACAAATTGATCTTACCAATGTGCCTCTTTCACTGTGCAGGTCGGCTAGCACGGTGAAAAGCTCACCTCTCAAATTTTCACATGTATATCAATGTGTTGGTTGCAATTCATTTCACTTACAAAATGTTGGAAGAATAAACTCAAAGGTAGACTCTACTCCTCTTTTCTTGTTCCATTGTTTTGCATGGCATGCTTATGAATATGATCCTCTGATCCAGGATAAGAGGAATATTCCTCTACCAAATTTTTGCCCTACTGTGCCTCAAGAGTGTTCTGAGTGTGGCGGTAAATTTGTTATGGGGGGGCCTATATGGAGTGATCCAATACATGACAGGGATTGGGCTGCTTCCATTTTATCAAATATCCGAGCAACAAGTGGTTTATATCAAGCTTATGCAAAAATTTCAGCTATACTAACGTCAGTATCAGAGGTACTATTTTGGTTTGTCTTCTCTTTTGGTTATGCTTATGTTGACTGCTGATTATTATGTTAGAGGAAATGAAACATGAACAGGACGAAAAGTGTACAGATTAGTGAATTTTAATGCTTTTAATACAGAATTGTTTAAGAAAGAAGCTGATAGGATAGAAGCTATTCGCGGATGTGCATATATTCTGATTCATTACTTGAATGGTATATGTACAAGTGTCACGTTGGCAGCATAGGCAAATGGGCATCCAAATATATTTGCACTTAAATCACTTTGTATGGTTATTTTTGGTGTCAGGCTCGGGTTTTGTGTAGTAAAATAACCTCGTATCTCTGTAAGGCGAAGTCactaacaaaaagaaaaaagaagaataaTACTGAATAAATTCTTGATTTTGTTGATAGCGAAAATGAACTTTCCGTTAGACTAAAAGTCCAGCAGAATGGCTGCCCACTGGTTGAGTATCAGTATTCGTTCCAGTGCACTGATGCGTTAACTGGAGGAGGTCTACGCGTGCTACATGGTTACACACTCCGCAACAGAAACTCATCTGGAGACAGTTAATGGCAGTGTCCAGCATTATCCTTGCTTTTTCGAGTATAACTTTTAACCCTTGGTTTACACACTCCTCCAATTGAAGTGATATAGACTTGCTTGCATCTGATTCTAGGAAGGTGTTAAACATTCCCAGACCAAAAGGTAGCGACAAATCTTTATGTAAATGGCCTGCCTGATATGCATTCTGGAAACCCATTGGATGCTCTGTGTTGTGTGTAACATCCCAGATATCTCCCCTACCTGGTGAAAGCTACCACACTATCTGATTACCACCGAGTCTAGACATGTTGAGAACGATGAACTGCGTGATTGATTAATTGAGTCATATGGATGTTATCTGTTATAATTCTAAATTGTCTGCCGTGGATGTCCCCATAAACACAGGAGGCTTTGCCAAAATTTGAGTATTTCGTAGAGTTGGTGGTAATCAGATAGTGTGTTAACATCGCCAGGTAGGGGAGATATCTGGGATATTAAACTGTGCTCAGAATCTGCAAAAAACCCGAGAATGTCAGAATCTGCACTTGCACCAGAACAATGCCATTCCTGACAACAATCTGTCTACCACGATATGTATCTGGTAGGAAAGAACATCAACCTTCACTCTCAGCAGCTGGTATCCTTCATGGCACACTAACTTTATTTCTGGCAATTTGGAATACCATTTCCACCAATCAGGTTAGCTCTTCTTGGGAGCCATAACCTCTAGTTCTTAGACATGATGTTATGCTAAAATAAATGGCCCGATTTGAAATAGCATGCATTAAAACAAAGAATCTCTGAATCGAACATACATTGAGATGTTAACATTCTGTTGTTTATATTGGATCCATAAATCACAAGGGATTTTCTTGTGCAGGAATTGCCCAATGCACCTTTATTCGTCAGTCTTCACAGTATATGTGCAACATTGAAGTGCACCAATCCAACCATGGTTATGTTTCATTCGGCTATAAGAAATGCTGGCTATCAAATATCAGGTAGCCATGCGGATCCGCTAGCTCTGAAAACAGATGCACCAATGTCTGTAATTTGGGACATCATGCGATGTTGGGTATGATAGAAATCTCAGATTTTCTTGGTTAATCAGAGTATCAGACACAGCAGACTTTTCATTAATTGGCTTCCTGTGCCTGCAGGTCAAGCTTCACCCGGTAAAATCTCAACCTGAGAATCTTCCAGGTAGCAGGATACTTTCCCAAGAGCCTCAATTGCAGGTATGGATCATAAAACACAGCTTAGTATCCTTTTATGAACAATGCATGAGAAGTAAAATGTTTCTATGCAAAAGTGAGTTACATATGCTTGCAAATTTTTGCTTATTTTAAGCATGAGTTTTTACTTTATGGTCTTGTGATCAGACATCAGAAGCTTGTGTTTGTTTCTTGTATTAATCTGACAGAACTATGTGAAGCCAACCATGAGTGACTTGGACACAGTACTAATATTCCACTCTTGTTAAGCTTGAGCTGAGCTAAGGGCTCTTCTCATTAACGGCGCTCTGTTTCCCTAATGTTTCAATCGTTGTCTGAATGTTATGTTTAAATGAAAGCAAACCATTCCTTGTACCATTGGTGTTTGGTTTTATGTATCTCTGTTATTCCTGACGGGTTGGCCTCATGATTTTCTGAGCAACACGATCCAGACTAGCTGGTAGGAGCTAGGGCCCTACCGGATCTAGggcgtaggttgtaggggaaggagggggaagggcgagggctggtgcgcggcggccggcggcgtggcgcCGTCCTTGCGACGGGAGCAGCGGCGGCGAAAGCAGGAGGCGTCTAGggtttaggtctcccggctccctaagggaagccgagcaaatattgattgcttcttgcttgattagattgatacatctcctctccttatatagagaggtttacttgactcctaagcaaacgatcctaatacgataagataattgggctaagcccctaattaagatacttgggccataacccactgggctaagcccctatgccggtcataacacttctccccgcctgcacaaatagctcgtcctcgagctgtaaggtggggaagcgcttgctgaactcctcgaggtgatcaaccagcgtcaaacaccttcgcgacagctggggcggcaaggtcggcggcgacggcgtcctccggaatgtagtctgcaacctccaggtagaagagtcgccggcgtggccgggcgtgtagggctcgtcgcagttgaagcacaacccttggcggcgacgctcgagtagctcggccgaGGTGAGCCGGCGAAACGGGCGAgccgcggtcgcggcgaggggtgccgcggAAGACTGAGCAGGCTGACCCTGAGCGGGATCTGGCCAGGGTAGCGACCCAGTGGCCTGGGACGGTGactcctgctggatggccaccgcgcg
The window above is part of the Triticum aestivum cultivar Chinese Spring chromosome 2A, IWGSC CS RefSeq v2.1, whole genome shotgun sequence genome. Proteins encoded here:
- the LOC123187476 gene encoding probable tRNA (guanine(26)-N(2))-dimethyltransferase 1 isoform X1, which translates into the protein MTIACGFSRFLSTRVHSSTNRVLSLWFASCPCSSSSASASEPPEIAAAPETVREGRAEIFADKSNSVFFNKAQVNNRDLSIAVLRWFISKRQEEHDTQLKAGRRAEIPPEQHADGLDPATTGSEDTALREESSLKAPKVLEALAASGLRAIRYALEVDGIGEVIALDNNEVAIESCKRNIYHNGILASSKVVPHLADARIYMLTHPKEFDVVDLDPYGSPAAFLDSAVQCVADGGILMCSATDMAVLAGGNAEVCFSKYGSYPVRGKYRHEMALRILLACIESHAIRHKRYIVPVISVHMDFYIRVFVRIFTSASTVKSSPLKFSHVYQCVGCNSFHLQNVGRINSKDKRNIPLPNFCPTVPQECSECGGKFVMGGPIWSDPIHDRDWAASILSNIRATSGLYQAYAKISAILTSVSEELPNAPLFVSLHSICATLKCTNPTMVMFHSAIRNAGYQISGSHADPLALKTDAPMSVIWDIMRCWVKLHPVKSQPENLPGSRILSQEPQLQASFSQATGGLVARKSPRFLPNPEKHWGPKMKAGRPLKILPIDKL
- the LOC123187476 gene encoding probable tRNA (guanine(26)-N(2))-dimethyltransferase 1 isoform X2, encoding MTIACGFSRFLSTRVHSSTNRVLSLWFASCPCSSSSASASEPPEIAAAPETVREGRAEIFADKSNSVFFNKAQVNNRDLSIAVLRWFISKRQEEHDTQLKGRRAEIPPEQHADGLDPATTGSEDTALREESSLKAPKVLEALAASGLRAIRYALEVDGIGEVIALDNNEVAIESCKRNIYHNGILASSKVVPHLADARIYMLTHPKEFDVVDLDPYGSPAAFLDSAVQCVADGGILMCSATDMAVLAGGNAEVCFSKYGSYPVRGKYRHEMALRILLACIESHAIRHKRYIVPVISVHMDFYIRVFVRIFTSASTVKSSPLKFSHVYQCVGCNSFHLQNVGRINSKDKRNIPLPNFCPTVPQECSECGGKFVMGGPIWSDPIHDRDWAASILSNIRATSGLYQAYAKISAILTSVSEELPNAPLFVSLHSICATLKCTNPTMVMFHSAIRNAGYQISGSHADPLALKTDAPMSVIWDIMRCWVKLHPVKSQPENLPGSRILSQEPQLQASFSQATGGLVARKSPRFLPNPEKHWGPKMKAGRPLKILPIDKL